The following proteins are co-located in the Malassezia restricta chromosome II, complete sequence genome:
- a CDS encoding FMN binding oxidoreductase: protein MDPVLSSRVTLPCGAVMPNRLAKAPLEEMLSTFGGGKPNADVFRLYRAWADGGWGMIITGNVGVDRKHIGIMFDVVMPEEGNDARKAEYLAEFVKYARATKGFDVDDARADAVPADGSRPLAVVQLVHCGRQSMRGSYRKPWEPSLAPSAVPVQLSQEKRTWMDALTFGTPHALTVAEIHRIVEQFTRAAVFMEKAGFDGIELHGAHGYLLSSFLNPKTNLRDDEYGGDAARRFRIIREIIESIRQRVSPSFVVGIKLNSSDFCHGGQTEEDALQNVQWLAEMRMVDFVEVSGGSYEAPVFAQQASERTRRREGFFAGFAKQAHSRLPAGSTMRIIVTGGFVSRAGTRDAIESGVADAVGMGRAACVNPQLPRLLMDTSVPDDEAKVDAAFTPPPPPSFMPKIPLAGFGWGTVWHDMQLHLTAHGQPTDPRPNGWAFVRQLHWWN, encoded by the coding sequence ATGGATCCTGTGCTCTCGTCTCGTGTGACGTTGCCATGCGGCGCCGTCATGCCGAACCGACTGGCCAAAGCACCGCTGGAGGAAATGTTGTCGACCTTCGGAGGTGGCAAGCCTAATGCAGACGTGTTTCGTCTGTACAGGGCTTGGGCCGACGGTGGCTGGGGCATGATTATCACGGGCAACGTGGGTGTCGATCGCAAGCACATCGGCATCATGTTTGATGTGGTGATGCCCGAAGAAGGCAATGATGCGCGCAAGGCCGAGTACCTTGCCGAATTTGTCAAgtacgcacgcgccaccAAGGGCTTTgacgtcgacgatgcgcgtgcAGATGCGGTGCCGGCGGATGGAAGTCGGCCGCTCGCCGttgtgcagctcgtccacTGTGGCCGTCAGTCGATGCGAGGCTCGTACCGCAAGCCATGGGAGCCATCTTTGGCGCCCTCGGCTGTCCCCGTGCAATTGTCCCAAGAGAAGCGGACGTGGATGGACGCGCTCACCTTCGGTACGCCACATGCCCTCACTGTGGCTGAGATCCACAGAATCGTGGAACAATTTACCCGTGCCGCCGTCTTCATGGAAAAGGCCGGTTTCGATGGAATTGagctgcatggcgcgcatggcTACCTCTTATCGAGCTTCCTGAACCCCAAGACCAATttgcgcgacgacgagtacggtggcgatgcggcgcgccgcttccGTATCATCCGCGAGATTATCGAGTCGATTCGGCAGCGCGTGTCGCCCTCGTTTGTTGTCGGCATCAAGCTCAATTCCAGTGACTTTTGCCATGGCGGCCAGACGGAGGAGGATGCTTTGCAGAATGTCCAGTGGCTCGCCGAGATGCGCATGGTCGACTTTGTCGAAGTAAGTGGCGGCAGCTACGAGGCGCCTGTATTCGCTCAGCAAGCCTCTGAAcgtacgcgtcgtcgtgaGGGCTTCTTTGCCGGTTTTGCGAAGCAGGCTCACAGCCGCCTGCCCGCTGGCTCGACAATGCGCATTATCGTGACGGGCGGCTTTGTGTCGCGAGCGggcacgcgcgacgccatcgaATCAGGTGTGGCGGATGCTGTCGGCATGGGTCGTGCTGCCTGTGTGAATCCACAGCTGCCTCGACTGCTCATGGACACGAGCGTGCCGGACGACGAAGCCAAGGTCGACGCTGCGTTtacgccgccgccgccaccctCCTTCATGCCCAAGATCCCTTTGGCCGGTTTCGGCTGGGGTACCGTTTGGCATGacatgcagctgcatctCACGGCTCACGGTCAGCCGACCGATCCACGCCCGAATGGCTGGGCCTTTGTCCGTCAATTGCACTGGTGGAACTGA
- a CDS encoding origin recognition complex subunit 5 → MAMARAWQAPIEMLGQLLAEQVSPPAVLVHAPNSPRSAKRLVRDTLAAYEAQHHGDVRVSHVSPLVACTPRLLYTQVLRQLSEEADSCGDPSTFLRHAREYMRPYTKWVVVVNDAERMRDIWPEHVWEMWPLLAESMACHGRVMVVYVSPLAWSAFRSTSGRTISTSPLCIRVPRLPREDVLQLLMEHVGNDSSTSRIASQVFYDAVKDTVRDEFELCVLYTRVWQALQAAIEERGSKTTATLVPYISEQCRDILVRVVPRHVGPTAWLLEKNNKPSTPPPSALNLTRTGFGAMPAFLLISAFLASYNPAITDVKYFVRELEASRKRRRGKAQRAAKAALLELEGHTDKVFELPQFWGPRTFTLERVLAIYHALLTDFEQDLNEDALLVPAERAARMSENKAEMHLGHIAGEFWSRSSTVLAELNELVRQQLIVRMSPANKLSAMQYRVNASFAYVRQVAHSVGFPLTVWLWDTYT, encoded by the coding sequence ATGGCAATGGCTCGCGCATGGCAGGCACCCATCGAGATGCTGGggcagctgctcgccgagcaggtCAGTCCGCCAGCTGTGCTAGTACATGCGCCCAATAGTCCAAGAAGTGCTAAGCGACTCGTGCGAGACACTCTCGCGGCCTACGAGGCACAGCACCatggcgacgtgcgtgtgtCGCATGTCTCGCCCCTCGTGGCGTGTACGCCGCGGCTCTTGTACACCCAGGTGCTGCGCCAACTATCCGAAGAGGCCGATTCGTGCGGCGATCCAAGTACGTTTCTGAGGCATGCGCGCGAATATATGCGGCCCTATACCAAGTGGGTCGTGGTCGTGAACGATGCGGAGAGGATGCGCGATATTTGGCCCGAGCACGTTTGGGAGATGTGGCCGCTCCTGGCCGAATCGAtggcgtgccatggccgcgtcATGGTCGTGTACGTATCTCCGCTGGCTTGGTCTGCTTTCCGAAGTACAAGCGGTCGTACGATCTCGACAAGTCCCCTGTGCATCAGAGTGCCTCGTCTGCCCCGCGAAGACGTCTTGCAGCTGCTCATGGAGCACGTCGGCAAcgactcgagcacatcgcgcaTCGCAAGTCAAGTATTCTATGATGCCGTCAAGGATACGGTGCGTGACGAGTTTGAGCTGTGTGTATTGTATACCCGTGTGTGGCAAGCGCTGCAGGCAGCCATCGAGGAACGTGGCTCAAAGACTACGGCGACACTCGTGCCGTACATCAGTGAGCAGTGTCGCGACATATTGGTGCGCGTTGTCCCGCGACATGTAGGGCCCACTGCCTGGCTCCTTGAGAAGAATAACAAGCcgtccacgccgccgccatcAGCCCTGAATCTCACTCGCACTGGCTTCGGTGCCATGCCAGCCTTTCTCCTCATCTCTGCGTTTCTGGCGTCGTACAACCCGGCTATCACTGACGTCAAGTACTTTGTGCGCGAGCTGGAAGCATCTCGcaagcggcggcgtggcaAGGCGCAACGAGCGGCGAAAGCCGCCCTGCTAGAGCTAGAGGGCCATACGGACAAGGTGTTTGAGCTACCCCAGTTCTGGGGCCCACGCACATTCACGCTAGAGCGCGTCTTGGCTATATACCACGCTCTTCTGACCGACTTTGAGCAGGACCTGAACGAGGACGCCCTGCTTGTGCCCGCcgagcgcgctgctcggATGAGCGAGAACAAGGCCGAGATGCATCTCGGGCACATAGCCGGCGAGTTTTGGAGTCGATCCTCCACggtgctcgccgagctcaaTGAGCTCGttcggcagcagctcattGTGCGCATGTCGCCCGCCAACAAGCTGAGTGCCATGCAGTACCGCGTCAATGCATCATTTGCGTACGTccgccaagtcgcgcacTCGGTGGGATTTCCCCTGACTGTCTGGCTATGGGACACGTATACCTAG
- a CDS encoding member of the NineTeen Complex, with product MSHGHNERRARPARKQISYGELEEIRHHAEHMTGEGMIYNVWYNKMSGGDTGHGPESKTRSMTRCDIARDAGYTRADMRIQASAGGVSDTTYVCLFFARGCCPKGEECLYLHRLPRPYEVADQGRDIFGREKHGSYRDDMGGVGSMLRVNKTLYVGRINEETSLSFRRAAANPADNYDDTGSTPTSKIVRRHFSEWGDIEHVRVMVGRGIAFVTYKYEANAQFAKEAMMHQTLDHDEVLNVRWAAEDPRSDGEARDAAELRELAEKRIAEVERTKRTSDDAEDERAKRQRMLLSQQQMAQLDEENRRGWEEIHGKAKTPILSAQALESLKALRPTRPSSALENLAAYDSD from the coding sequence ATGAGCCACGGCCACAACGaacgacgcgcgcggccgGCACGCAAGCAGATATCGTACGGCGAGCTCGAGGAGATACGGCATCATGCCGAGCATATGACAGGCGAAGGCATGATTTACAATGTATGGTACAACAAAATGTCAGGGGGCGACACGGGGCACGGCCCAGAGTCCAAGACGCGGTCTATGACCAGGTGCGATAttgcgcgcgacgcaggGTATACCCGCGCGGACATGCGCATCCAGGCCAGTGCTGGTGGTGTGTCTGACACGACGTATGTGTGCCTGTTCTTTGCGCGCGGATGCTGCCCGAAGGGCGAAGAGTGTCTGTATCTGCACCGCTTGCCACGGCCCTACGAGGTGGCGGATCAGGGCAGAGATATTTTTGGGCGCGAAAAACACGGAAGCTATCGCGATGATATGGGTGGTGTAGGCTCTATGCTGCGTGTGAACAAGACGCTCTATGTGGGCCGTATCAACGAGGAAACGTCCCTCAGTTTccgtcgcgccgcggcgaATCCAGCCGACAACTATGACGACACAGGGTCGACGCCCACGTCCAAGATCGTGCGTCGGCACTTTAGTGAATGGGGTGACATTGAGCATGTTCGTGTTATGGTGGGCCGCGGCATCGCGTTTGTAACGTACAAGTACGAGGCGAACGCCCAGTTCGCCAAGGAGGCCATGATGCACCAGACGCTCGATCACGACGAGGTCCTCAATGTGCGCTGGGCTGCAGAGGATCCACGCAGTGATGGAGAGGCACGCGATGCTGCCGAGCTCCGTGAGCTAGCCGAGAAGCGGATCGCCGAGGTGGAACGGACCAAGCGCACCTCAGACGACGCAGAAGACGAGCGGGCCAagcggcagcgcatgctgctgtCACAGCAACAgatggcgcagctcgacgaaGAGAACCGACGTGGCTGGGAAGAGATCCACGGAAAAGCCAAGACACCGATATTGAGCGCACAGGCTCTCGAGTCTCTCAAAGCGCTACGACCAACCCGACCCTCGTCGGCGTTGGAAAATCTGGCGGCCTATGACAGTGACTAG
- a CDS encoding glyoxylate/hydroxypyruvate reductase, protein MSKPIVVQTCWMPEAFIQKAAEAGKIELRLWKPQEGERRMTAPQEWIKEHIQGASALMCTPMNKVSEEIFEAAGPSLKVVSTMSVGFEHIDREAAKQRGIRVGYTPDVLSPAVADVGLLLALNVMRHVLDGMNTVKTGTWLKKPWSPLSFCGPALEDKTVGFIGFGSIAQALVLKLLPFKPGKIVYRTSKPRAFDIKDDYFRFLLQDDMLQCYHQCHQRLPVPVENEPDLKALAEQCDVILYVYTTYTQPHFYAKCVDAPPCGCSVFACDEAVGLPGEHWPRSARRYAGSRGSTAQERDCWCRSRRAGRRAKHFR, encoded by the coding sequence ATGTCTAAGCCGATTGTTGTGCAGACATGCTGGATGCCCGAAGCCTTCATCCAGAAGGCCGCTGAGGCAGGCAAGATTGAGCTACGTCTATGGAAGCCACAGGAGGGTGAACGCCGCATGACGGCTCCGCAGGAGTGGATCAAGGAACATATTCAGGGTGCTTCCGCGCTCATGTGCACACCGATGAACAAAGTATCGGAGGAGATTTTTGAGGCAGCTGGCCCCTCGCTTAAAGTAGTCTCGACAATGAGTGTCGGATTTGAGCATATTGACCGCGAGGCGGCGAAACAGCGCGGCATCCGCGTTGGCTACACGCCTGACGTACTTTCGCCGGCGGTGGCTGACGTGGGTCTGTTGCTCGCGCTGAATGTAATGCGGCACGTCCTTGATGGTATGAATACGGTAAAGACAGGAACGTGGCTGAAAAAACCATGGTCGCCTCTGAGCTTCTGTGGTCCCGCGCTCGAAGACAAGACAGTGGGCTTTATTGGTTTCGGCAGCATTGCCCAGGCCCTCGTCCTGAAGCTCCTACCATTCAAGCCGGGCAAGATTGTGTACCGCACGTCCAAGCCGCGTGCCTTTGACATAAAGGACGACTATTTCCGCTTCCTTTTGCAGGACGATATGCTGCAGTGTTATCACCAGTGCCACCAGCGGCTGCCAGTGCCTGTTGAGAACGAGCCGGATCTCAAGGCACTGGCCGAGCAGTGCGATGTCATTTTGTACGTATACACTACTTACACACAGCCTCATTTCTACGCTAAatgcgtcgacgcaccACCTTGTGGATGCAGCGTTTTTGCGTGCGATGAAGCCGTCGGCCTACCTGGTGAACATTGGCCGCGGTCCGCTCGTAGATACGCCGGCTCTCGTGGAAGCACTGCACAAGAACGAGATTGCTGGTGCAGGTCTCGACGTGCTGGAAGGCGAGCCAAACATTTCCGCTGA
- a CDS encoding ubiquinol-cytochrome c reductase core subunit 2 produces the protein MYMPRSSSSVLRTAPAQIRAAAGTRSLSSGAPSIPLAALNESAPVASLTVAVRAGSRFESEAGVAHAIKNFAFKSTKDRSALRIVREAELNGGVLSASLSREHLFLTAEFLKGDEAHFADLLAEVVGNHKYCRHEFNEEVVPSLAADAEQAAQDPVALGVDALFSAAYRGRGVGSSLFASPSSPITVEAVRAFAAQAMNASNIAIVSSGLSQDKLRSLASTSFVRVPAGSALQAAPSKYFGGDYRAALTDAHGHALPNDHFFMAFEGASRANAAPLSVLEALLGGGTSVKWSAGLSPLSQIRDAKAQAFHSALEDTGLFGIHIAAPSAKVADAAKTAAQALKAAADSVSSEDVQRAVAKAKFVLAQEFEGSRVAGHESVAARLLGSSASSLESELDSLSSVKAADVSSAAQALLKGKPSSVALGNVKQLPYADELF, from the exons ATGTACATGCCTAGGTCTTCGTCTAGCGTGCTGCGCACTGCGCCTGCCCAGATccgtgcagctgcaggcacgcgctcgcTTTCTTCAGGTGCCCCATCGATCCCTCTGGCTGCTTTG AACGAAAGCGCGCCTGTAGCCTCGCTTACCGTGGCTGTGCGCGCCGGCTCCCGCTTTGAGAGTGAAGCTGGCGTGGCTCACGCCATCAAGAACTTTGCATTCAAGTCGACCAAGGACCGCTCGGCGCTTCGCATTGTCCGTGAGGCTGAGCTGAACGGTGGCGTCCTTTCGGCATCGCTTTCGCGTGAGCACCTCTTCTTGACGGCCGAGTTTCTTAAGGGTGACGAGGCACACTTCGCTGACCTCCTGGCCGAGGTGGTCGGCAACCACAAGTACTGCCGCCACGAATTCAACGAGGAAGTTGTGCCGTCGCTCGCTGCTGACGCTGAGCAAGCTGCTCAGGACCCTGTCGCTCTGGGTGTGGATGCGCTTTTCTCGGCCGCATACCGTGGTCGTGGTGTCGGCAGCTCGCTCTTCGCCAGCCCCTCTTCGCCCATCACGGTCGAGGCCGTTCGTGCCTTTGCCGCGCAGGCCATGAATGCCTCGAACATTGCTATTGTCAGCTCGGGTCTCTCGCAGGacaagctgcgctcgcttgCCTCGACCAGCTTTGTTCGCGTGCCGGCTGGCTCGGCTTTGCAGGCTGCCCCGTCCAAGTACTTCGGTGGTGACTACCGTGCTGCTTTGACTGAcgcgcacggccatgcCTTGCCCAACGACCACTTCTTCATGGCCTTTGAGGGTGCTTCGCGTGCAAACGCGGCGCCTCTGTCGGTGCTGGAGGCCCTGCTGGGCGGTGGTACCTCGGTCAAGTGGTCTGCTGGCCTCAGCCCCCTGTCTCAGATCCGtgatgccaaggcgcaAGCCTTCCACTCCGCTTTGGAGGACACGGGTCTGTTTGGTATCCACATTGCTGCTCCATCGGCTAAGGTCGCTGACGCCGCCAAGACGGCCGCGCAGGCCCTGAAGGCTGCGGCCGACAGTGTGTCGTCGGAAGacgtgcagcgcgctgTGGCGAAGGCCAAGTTCGTCCTGGCTCAAGAATTTGAGGGTTCGCGTGTGGCTGGCCACGAGTCTGTGGCTGCTCGTCTCCTGGGCTCATCGGCAAGCTCGCTTGAGTCGGAGCTTGATAGCCTCAGCAGTGTCAAGGCCGCTGATGTATCGTCGGCTGCCCAGGCGCTCCTCAAGGGCAAGCCATCGTCCGTTGCGCTGGGCAACGTGAAGCAGCTGCCTTACGCTGACGAGCTGTTCTAA
- a CDS encoding DNA/RNA-binding protein KIN17, which produces MGRAEAGTPKAISNAMKARGLTRLRWYCQICSKACRDANGYKCHIESEAHMRQLTAAMGEGGQRAGKVVHDYSSQFQHEFVALLRQRFGTRRVLANQVYQEYIQDRHHVHMNATRWVSLSEFVKFLGRAGIAKVEGSELGWFISWVDNSSSARARQDAIKKMDRAKMDDEQRSRRELDEQIRRAQEQCAAPQAPAPTPLPSNNATSGLPQSNNGGPVKLSLSLSKPVSTSTTTTHTPAPSESAPAAPSVFSKRVNPLKAASKENAALSAITPTQNKRPPPAHMGAAERIKMEEQSRKRTTGPTMQPGIKRTRF; this is translated from the exons ATGGGCCGTGCCGAAGCAGGGACACC CAAGGCGATTAGCAATGCAATGAAGGCGCGTGGACTCACGCGACTACGATGGTACTGCCAGATCTGCTCAAAGGCATGCCGTGATGCGAATGGATACAAGTGCCACATTGAGTCGGAAGCACATATGCGGCAGCTTACAGCCGCTATGGGCGAGGGTGGTCAGCGAGCAGGCAAAGTGGTGCATGACTATAGCTCGCAGTTTCAGCACGAGTTTGTTGCATTGCTTCGACAAAG GTttggcacgcgtcgtgTATTGGCGAATCAAGTGTACCAAGAATACATCCAGGACCGGCACCATGTGCACATGAATGCCACGCGGTGGGTATCACTATCTGAATTTGTCAAGTTCCTCGGACGTGCCGGCATTGCCAAGGTCGAGGGCAGCGAGCTTGGCTGGTTCATTTCGTGGGTTGATAATTCGTCCTCTGCACGTGCACGACAAGATGCGATCAAGAAAATGGATCGGGCCAAGATGGACGATGAACAGCGCTCGCGTCGCGAGCTTGACGAGCAGATCCGACGCGCTCAGGAGCAGTGTGCCGCACCCCAGGCACCGGCGCCTACGCCTCTGCCCAGTAATAATGCGACCAGCGGTCTACCTCAAAGCAATAATGGTGGGCCCGTGAAGTTGTCTCTTTCACTATCTAAGCCGGTGTCTACATCCACTACCACAACACATACCCCAGCACCATCAGAGTCGGCACCAGCCGCTCCCTCTGTTTTTTCCAAGCGCGTTAATCCCCTCAAGGCTGCATCCAAAGAGAATGCTGCTTTGTCAGCGATCACGCCAACACAAAATAAGCGTCCACCTCCTGCCCACATGGGtgctgctgagcgcatAAAAATGGAGGAACAGTCACGCAAGCGGACGACAGGTCCTACAATGCAGCCAGGCATCAAGCGGACGCGTTTTTAA
- a CDS encoding glycine hydroxymethyltransferase, which produces MSFPSIPVPNDFNNVLYKPLAEADPEVQQIIDNETYRQFTGLELIASENLTSLATMEANGSILTNKYSEGLPGARYYGGNEYIDQLEELCRKRALEAFDLDPKVWGVNVQPYSGSTANFAAFTALIQPHDRIMGLGLPDGGHLTHGYYTAKKRITASSIYFESFPYQVKRDDGYIDYERLRINANLYKPRLLVCGGSAYPRDWEYATLHEIAKEHGAYLLCDMAHISGLVAGKEQNSPFEYCDVVTTTTHKTLRGPRAGLIFFRKDREADLEARVNAAVFPACQGGPHNNTIAGIAVALKQAADPAFKQYAKQVRANSQAIAKKLVSYGYRLQTEGTDNHLVLWDLRPIGLTGSKIEKLCDLVHITLNKNAVAGDTSAVVPGGIRIGTNALTSRSMTEKDMETIGEFLHRVVEIAQTLQKEAGSKLLKDFIAKASSGEGEGRKQLLKLADDVKAFATSFPLPGVPDTSVIKQPAGAH; this is translated from the exons atgTCGTTCCCGTCGATTCCTGTGCCCAACGATTTT AACAACGTCCTGTACAAGCCCCTCGCTGAGGCTGACCCTGAGGTGCAGCAGATCATCGACAATGAGACATACCGTCAATTCACCGGTCTCGAGCTCATTGCCTCGGAGAACTTGACGTCCCTCGCCACGATGGAGGCTAACGGTTCGATCCTCACGAACAAGTATTCAGAGGGTCTGCCCGGCGCTCGTTACTACGGTGGTAACGAGTACATCGACCAGCTCGAGGAACTTTGCCGGAAGCGTGCGCTTGAGGCGTTTGATCTCGACCCGAAAGTGTGGGGCGTCAACGTCCAGCCCTACTCGGGCTCGACGGCCAACTTTGCTGCCTTCACGGCATTGATCCAGCCCCACGACCGCATCATGGGTCTTGGCCTGCCTGATGGTGGCCACCTGACGCATGGTTACTACACTGCGAAGAAGAGGATCACTGCTTCGTCCATTTACTTCGAGTCGTTCCCTTACCAAGTGAAGCGCGACGACGGCTACATTGACTACGAGCGTCTTCGTATTAACGCTAACCTGTACAAGCCTCGTTTGCTCGTGTGCGGTGGCTCTGCTTACCCCCGTGACTGGGAATACGCCACCCTGCATGAGATCGCCAAGGAGCACGGTGCTTACTTGCTGTGCGACATGGCCCACATCTCTGGTCTTGTTGCTGGCAAGGAGCAGAACAGTCCGTTTGAGTACTGTGATGTTgtcacgacgacgacgcacaagacgctgcgtggccCGCGTGCCGGCCTCATTTTCTTCCGCAAGGACCGCGAGGCTGATCTGGAGGCCCGCGTAAACGCTGCTGTTTTCCCTGCATGCCAGGGTGGCCCCCACAACAACACTATTGCCGGCATTGCCGTGGCCCTCAAGCAGGCCGCCGACCCTGCGTTCAAGCAATACGCCAAGCAGGTGCGTGCTAACTCGCAAGCTATTGCCAAGAAGCTCGTGTCGTACGGCTACCGCCTCCAGACCGAGGGCACGGACAACCATCTCGTGCTCTGGGACCTGCGTCCAATTGGCCTCACCGGTTCGAAGATCGAAAAGCTTTGTGACCTTGTGCACATTACGCTCAACAAGAACGCTGTCGCCGGCGACACGTCGGCTGTGGTCCCGGGTGGTATCCGTATTGGCACCAACGCCCTCACGTCGCGTAGCATGACCGAGAAGGACATGGAGACGATCGGTGAGTTCCTGCACCGTGTCGTTGAAATCGCACAGACGCTTCAAAAGGAGGCTGGCTCTAAGCTTCTTAAGGATTTCATCGCCAAGGCCTCGTCAGGCGAAGGCGAGGGCCGCAAGCAGCTCCTAAAGCTCGCTGATGACGTCAAGGCTTTCGCGACCAGCTTCCCTCTTCCTGGTGTGCCGGACACGAGCGTCATTAAGCAGCCCGCTGGCGCCCACTAA